Proteins from a genomic interval of Chroococcidiopsis thermalis PCC 7203:
- a CDS encoding helix-turn-helix transcriptional regulator, with protein MLRVLRQIDDAPYSGAIKRIYLESKVLELLALQFNQLAENERAIHPLSSLKPVEIDRVYQARDILIKQLDDPPSLLDLARMVGLSDRKLRRGFRDIFGTTVFGYLHDYRMEQARLLLSVNKMRVADVAQTVGYSHLGHFIASFKRKFGITPKECQMGKKPSAAFGI; from the coding sequence ATGCTGAGAGTATTACGACAAATTGACGATGCTCCATATTCGGGTGCAATCAAGCGAATTTATCTCGAAAGCAAGGTTTTAGAACTTTTAGCACTGCAATTCAACCAGTTAGCAGAAAACGAACGCGCGATCCATCCTCTCAGTAGTCTCAAACCCGTTGAAATCGATCGCGTTTATCAAGCACGAGATATTTTAATCAAACAGCTAGACGATCCCCCATCTCTACTAGACTTAGCAAGAATGGTAGGGTTGAGCGATCGCAAGCTCAGACGCGGTTTCCGAGATATCTTTGGTACTACCGTATTTGGCTACTTGCATGACTATCGCATGGAACAGGCACGATTGCTACTTTCTGTCAATAAAATGCGGGTAGCAGATGTAGCGCAGACAGTTGGTTATTCTCATTTAGGACACTTCATCGCCTCATTCAAACGCAAGTTTGGTATTACCCCCAAAGAATGCCAGATGGGAAAAAAGCCAAGTGCCGCTTTTGGGATATAA
- a CDS encoding PepSY-associated TM helix domain-containing protein, with amino-acid sequence MNSKKLRNTVFILHRYLGLVLGLVLIIVGLTGSLLVFQHEISDFILHQQIEKITPQGRSLPIATILERVQTHYAQQPDITARRVYLPATSDEPINIYLKSKTDEWAIVYVNPYTGAVLGDSLSGQDIWQQFLMKVYELHYALLAGDFGIKLVGVVGLLTCILIITGIFLWSGWRKLIAGFKIKWNAHPKRVSFDIHKVAGIVTAIFLFLTFFTGFCWNLSEIARPFIYAVTFSSMPADDAKSSPVANKSPLPFSDRFLEVADAALPEFRTIYVALPADSDEPNGAFIIRKSSSPHSNIWDSSVFIDAYNGKILRVDNGLTASLGTKLENAFGPLHYGTFWGLPSRILYVFVGLAPLILFITGFTMYRYRYRAKSDRTTKIRDFTTTGK; translated from the coding sequence ATGAATTCTAAAAAACTACGCAATACAGTATTTATCTTGCATCGATATCTTGGTTTAGTCTTAGGATTGGTGCTGATTATTGTTGGTTTAACAGGTAGTTTATTAGTTTTTCAACATGAAATTAGCGACTTCATCCTACACCAACAAATAGAAAAAATTACTCCTCAAGGACGCTCGTTACCCATTGCCACAATTCTAGAGCGCGTCCAAACACATTACGCTCAACAACCAGATATTACAGCACGACGGGTTTATCTTCCCGCAACTTCTGACGAACCAATAAATATTTATCTCAAAAGTAAAACTGATGAATGGGCAATAGTCTATGTTAACCCTTATACGGGGGCAGTTTTGGGAGATAGTTTATCTGGACAAGACATCTGGCAGCAATTTTTAATGAAGGTTTACGAACTTCACTATGCTCTTTTAGCAGGCGATTTTGGGATTAAACTTGTTGGTGTAGTTGGTTTACTAACATGCATTCTGATTATTACAGGTATATTTCTTTGGTCGGGTTGGCGTAAGTTAATCGCAGGTTTTAAAATCAAGTGGAACGCTCACCCGAAGCGAGTTAGTTTTGACATTCACAAAGTTGCAGGTATTGTTACAGCTATCTTCTTATTTCTTACTTTTTTTACGGGATTTTGCTGGAATCTCAGCGAAATTGCTCGACCATTTATATACGCTGTCACCTTCAGTTCCATGCCTGCTGATGATGCTAAGTCATCTCCTGTAGCTAATAAATCTCCTTTGCCATTTAGCGATCGCTTTCTGGAAGTAGCTGATGCAGCTTTACCAGAATTTCGGACTATCTATGTTGCCCTACCCGCAGATAGTGACGAACCAAATGGTGCTTTTATAATTCGCAAAAGTTCGTCACCTCACAGCAATATCTGGGACAGCAGTGTTTTCATCGATGCTTATAATGGAAAAATTTTGCGGGTGGACAATGGGTTAACTGCATCGTTAGGAACTAAGCTTGAGAATGCTTTCGGACCACTGCACTACGGTACTTTCTGGGGATTGCCAAGCCGTATCCTTTACGTATTTGTCGGTCTTGCGCCGCTAATTTTATTCATTACTGGCTTTACGATGTATCGATACCGATATCGGGCAAAATCCGATCGCACGACAAAAATCAGAGACTTCACCACTACAGGGAAATGA
- a CDS encoding endonuclease domain-containing protein, whose translation MTKLYNKTSEQEKRRSLRKNMPLAEKMIWSKLRCQQIDNCKFRRQYSIDAFVIDFYSTEFKLAIEIDGDSHYQDGVPNYDRERQVFLEATGAKVLRFTNREVYENLNQVLEVVSQAIRQLRKYPLPNPPLAKGRELESSSLGVKGREKKELLTRIS comes from the coding sequence ATGACGAAACTCTACAACAAAACGTCCGAACAAGAGAAAAGGCGATCGCTTCGCAAAAATATGCCGCTAGCTGAAAAGATGATTTGGTCAAAACTTAGGTGTCAGCAGATTGACAACTGTAAATTTCGTAGACAATACAGCATTGATGCATTTGTAATTGATTTTTATTCAACCGAATTTAAACTAGCTATAGAAATTGATGGAGATAGTCATTACCAAGACGGAGTACCGAATTATGACCGCGAAAGGCAAGTTTTTCTTGAAGCAACGGGCGCTAAAGTTTTGCGATTTACTAATCGAGAGGTTTATGAGAATTTGAATCAGGTATTGGAGGTTGTTTCACAGGCGATTCGCCAATTGCGGAAGTATCCCCTCCCCAACCCTCCCCTTGCAAAGGGGAGGGAGCTAGAGAGCAGCTCTCTGGGTGTCAAGGGGAGGGAAAAAAAGGAGTTATTAACACGAATATCTTAA
- the ggt gene encoding gamma-glutamyltransferase, with protein sequence MKANRFCLYFGLLALVFSTALSPTVGQERVAPVISNDRAVRKAVRTQKYMAVAAHPLAAAAGSDILRRGGSAVDAAIAIQMVLGLVEPQYSGIGGGAFLTYYDAKRKQVRTYDGRETAPAAARPDRFLNAGGKPLQFYDAVVGGKSVGVPGVVRMLEMVHKAHGKLPWRELFQPAIQLAQQGFPISPLLYDRLSKEKYLPSLEPARSYFYQADGTPKPVGTILVNRPYAEVLSRIANSGADAFYQGEIARDIANTVQKATVAGDLTTDDLATYQAKERSPVCGVYRVYKVCSMGPPSSGGLTVLQILGMLENFQLSTLKPESSQAAHLFAEAGRLAFADRGLYMADADFVPVPVNELIDPEYLNNRAKLINPQRALTDAEPGELRSSQKLVWGQDNAIEFPSTSHTTIVDRNGNSVSMTTSIEDTFGSRLMVRGFLLNNQLTDFSFSPTTPDGKAIANRVEARKRPRSSMAPTMVFDRQGKLVMAVGSAGGARIINYVAQALIAVLDWNLDSQQAVSLPHYGNRDGATELEANTNLVNLQQSLEAIGHSVQIVEQISGSHAIVRTEKGLVGGADPRREGIAAGE encoded by the coding sequence ATGAAAGCAAATAGATTTTGCCTCTACTTTGGTTTACTAGCCCTTGTCTTCAGTACAGCTCTATCTCCAACTGTAGGACAAGAGCGAGTTGCACCAGTAATTAGCAACGATCGCGCGGTTCGCAAAGCTGTACGCACTCAAAAGTATATGGCAGTGGCAGCTCACCCGCTAGCAGCGGCAGCAGGTAGTGATATTCTGCGGCGGGGAGGTAGTGCTGTTGATGCAGCGATCGCCATTCAAATGGTACTAGGTTTAGTTGAGCCGCAGTATTCTGGAATTGGTGGCGGGGCTTTTTTAACCTATTACGATGCCAAACGCAAACAAGTTCGCACTTATGACGGTCGCGAAACGGCTCCAGCAGCGGCTCGACCGGATCGTTTTCTGAATGCAGGTGGCAAACCACTCCAATTTTACGATGCGGTTGTAGGTGGAAAGTCTGTCGGCGTACCTGGAGTAGTCAGGATGCTGGAAATGGTACACAAGGCACATGGTAAGTTGCCTTGGCGAGAACTATTTCAACCCGCAATTCAACTGGCGCAGCAGGGCTTTCCCATCTCGCCTTTATTGTACGATCGCCTCAGCAAAGAAAAGTATTTACCAAGCCTAGAACCAGCTCGCAGCTATTTCTATCAAGCGGATGGCACGCCTAAACCTGTGGGGACAATTCTCGTCAATCGTCCTTATGCTGAGGTATTGAGCCGGATTGCGAATTCCGGTGCTGATGCCTTTTATCAGGGTGAAATTGCCAGAGACATTGCGAATACAGTCCAAAAAGCTACCGTAGCAGGCGACTTAACAACTGACGATTTAGCAACATACCAAGCCAAAGAGCGATCGCCTGTATGTGGAGTTTATCGAGTTTACAAAGTGTGCAGTATGGGACCACCTAGTTCTGGTGGTTTAACCGTGTTGCAGATTCTCGGTATGCTGGAAAACTTTCAATTATCTACCCTCAAACCAGAATCATCCCAAGCAGCGCATTTATTTGCCGAAGCAGGACGGCTAGCTTTTGCCGACCGAGGCTTATATATGGCTGATGCTGATTTCGTTCCCGTACCAGTCAATGAATTAATCGATCCCGAATATCTGAATAATCGCGCCAAGCTGATTAATCCTCAACGCGCCTTAACCGATGCCGAACCAGGCGAATTGCGATCGTCGCAAAAGTTAGTCTGGGGACAAGATAATGCGATCGAATTTCCCTCAACCAGCCATACAACAATTGTCGATCGCAATGGCAACTCAGTCTCTATGACGACCAGTATTGAAGATACTTTTGGCTCTAGATTGATGGTACGGGGCTTTTTACTCAACAATCAACTCACAGATTTTTCTTTTTCACCCACAACACCCGATGGAAAAGCGATCGCCAATCGGGTAGAAGCGAGAAAGCGCCCTAGAAGTTCGATGGCTCCCACTATGGTATTCGATCGCCAGGGTAAACTGGTGATGGCAGTTGGTTCGGCTGGCGGTGCTAGAATTATCAACTACGTCGCGCAAGCATTAATTGCCGTTTTAGACTGGAACTTAGACAGCCAACAAGCAGTATCCCTACCCCATTATGGCAATCGCGACGGGGCAACGGAACTAGAAGCAAATACAAATCTTGTTAACCTTCAGCAAAGCTTAGAGGCGATCGGTCATTCCGTACAAATTGTAGAACAAATCAGCGGTTCTCATGCGATCGTCCGTACCGAAAAAGGTCTAGTCGGTGGAGCCGATCCCCGTCGCGAAGGAATAGCGGCAGGAGAATAA
- a CDS encoding TonB-dependent siderophore receptor, translating to MATTLVLLVAPPALAEAVNVVESRDANPPASLQGGILIAQQSSITQVTAVQLQQTDKRLAIILETPDGKSLQVFPTSFGKTFVVNIPNAQLAQGKTFRQENPTSGIASIAVTQQGTNSIRVTVTGTRDLPKVEVGRSNGRLNFSLTPLGVSTAQQPTPPEVPPAVKPESATEPEATAPDADDVTPEGATQQPPATAEGDEEQEIVVTGEQEGYSVPDASTATKTDTPLRDIPANIRVIPQQVIEDQGVVRIEEAVRNVSGVNYSEDFGAQGVEFNARGFTVNQFKNGLEEGFATRSIPETANIERIEVLKGPASVLFGQAQPGGLINLVTKRPLPDPFYKVEFTAGSYDFYRPTLDFSGPLNSDKTLAYRLNVAYENAESFRDRVETERFFIAPVLTWQIGSNTTLTLEGEYFHDKRPIDRGLIAVGDEPADIPLTRFLGDPRRRFEVEEHRAYLYLDHRFNQSLSLRNALRFTRTKKIYRSLESSGGLEFGEQLLPLFGSFGREFYETYTLQTDLIGKFNTGTVAHTVLLGLELVRQTGIYFDNQDAQDAAVIDIFNPSYDFPPIDFQDQPGSDGNTRANTIGVYLQDQITLLDNLKLVLGGRFDSYDSEDRYSDSSSNTSSEASEFSPRAGIVYQPSETVSLYANYSRAFVPQSGRITGGGAAKPERGTQYEVGVKADFLDNRLSSTLAAYEITKSNVLTEDPSDPDFSIQVGEQRSRGIEFDVAGEIVPGWNVIASYAYTDAEITEDNTYAVGNRLDNVPFNTASLWTTYRIQKGSLEGLGFGAGIFYVDSRQGDLDNSFEVPSYTRVDAAIYYEKDNFKAALNFKNLLDVEYFVGVQNRRNVPPGAPFTVQGTVSWEF from the coding sequence TTGGCAACAACTCTGGTATTACTTGTTGCACCGCCAGCTTTGGCAGAAGCGGTTAACGTCGTCGAATCTAGAGATGCTAATCCTCCAGCATCCCTACAGGGGGGTATTTTGATAGCACAACAAAGTAGCATTACTCAAGTGACTGCGGTGCAACTGCAACAAACAGATAAAAGACTGGCAATTATTTTAGAAACACCAGATGGGAAGTCATTGCAAGTCTTTCCTACTAGCTTCGGTAAAACCTTTGTCGTCAATATTCCTAACGCACAGTTAGCACAAGGTAAAACTTTTCGTCAGGAAAACCCTACATCGGGAATTGCTTCTATTGCAGTGACTCAGCAGGGGACGAATAGTATTCGAGTCACGGTGACGGGAACCAGAGATTTACCCAAGGTGGAAGTGGGAAGAAGTAATGGTAGATTAAACTTTAGTCTCACTCCCCTAGGAGTCTCGACAGCACAACAACCGACACCACCAGAAGTACCCCCAGCTGTAAAGCCTGAAAGCGCAACAGAGCCAGAGGCAACAGCACCAGATGCAGATGATGTTACCCCAGAAGGTGCAACCCAACAGCCACCAGCAACGGCTGAGGGAGATGAGGAACAAGAAATCGTGGTGACAGGCGAACAAGAAGGATATAGCGTTCCAGATGCCTCAACTGCAACCAAGACAGATACGCCACTGCGAGACATCCCAGCGAACATTCGGGTAATTCCCCAACAGGTGATAGAAGACCAAGGAGTTGTTCGCATCGAAGAAGCGGTGCGTAACGTTAGTGGTGTTAACTATTCGGAAGACTTCGGCGCTCAAGGTGTAGAGTTCAATGCAAGAGGTTTCACTGTCAATCAGTTCAAAAATGGTTTAGAGGAAGGATTTGCTACTCGCTCTATCCCTGAAACAGCAAATATCGAACGGATTGAAGTGTTGAAAGGACCAGCTTCAGTGCTGTTTGGACAAGCACAACCTGGCGGACTCATCAACCTGGTGACAAAAAGACCACTGCCCGATCCCTTCTACAAAGTCGAGTTTACGGCAGGAAGCTATGACTTTTATCGCCCCACCCTAGATTTTTCCGGTCCGCTCAACTCAGATAAAACTTTAGCTTATCGGCTGAACGTCGCCTATGAAAATGCCGAGAGCTTTCGCGATCGCGTGGAAACAGAGCGGTTTTTCATTGCCCCTGTACTCACTTGGCAAATCGGATCTAACACCACCCTAACGCTAGAAGGTGAATATTTTCACGACAAGCGACCGATTGACCGAGGGTTAATCGCCGTTGGTGACGAGCCAGCCGATATTCCCCTCACCCGTTTTTTGGGCGATCCCCGCCGTCGCTTCGAGGTTGAGGAACACCGAGCCTATCTCTATCTGGATCATCGATTCAATCAAAGCTTGTCACTACGCAACGCCTTGCGGTTCACTAGAACTAAAAAAATCTACAGATCCCTAGAATCTAGCGGTGGATTAGAATTCGGAGAACAACTTTTGCCTCTTTTCGGTTCTTTCGGTCGCGAGTTTTACGAAACTTACACGCTACAAACTGACTTAATTGGCAAGTTTAATACTGGTACAGTCGCGCACACGGTTTTGCTTGGTCTAGAACTTGTAAGACAGACTGGAATCTATTTCGATAATCAGGACGCTCAAGATGCTGCCGTTATTGATATTTTTAACCCAAGCTACGACTTTCCCCCAATCGACTTTCAAGACCAACCTGGTAGCGATGGCAATACTAGGGCGAACACGATTGGAGTTTATCTGCAAGACCAGATTACGTTGCTAGACAACCTCAAACTCGTGCTAGGAGGTAGGTTTGATAGCTACGACTCTGAGGATCGCTACAGCGATTCCTCTTCCAACACCAGCTCCGAAGCCAGCGAATTTTCGCCACGAGCAGGGATTGTTTACCAACCGAGTGAAACTGTTTCCCTCTATGCTAACTATAGTCGCGCTTTCGTGCCGCAGAGTGGCAGAATTACTGGTGGCGGTGCTGCTAAACCAGAGCGCGGCACTCAGTACGAAGTGGGTGTAAAAGCCGACTTTTTGGATAATCGCCTTTCCTCCACTCTAGCAGCCTATGAAATTACTAAAAGTAACGTCCTCACGGAAGATCCCAGCGATCCCGATTTTTCGATTCAGGTAGGAGAACAACGCAGTCGCGGAATTGAGTTTGATGTCGCTGGGGAAATTGTCCCTGGTTGGAATGTTATTGCTTCCTATGCCTACACTGATGCTGAAATTACAGAAGATAACACCTATGCAGTAGGTAATCGCCTCGATAACGTTCCTTTCAATACTGCTAGCCTGTGGACAACTTACAGAATCCAGAAAGGCTCTTTGGAAGGATTGGGATTTGGTGCAGGTATCTTTTATGTTGACAGTCGCCAGGGAGATTTAGATAACTCGTTTGAAGTGCCTAGTTACACTCGCGTTGATGCTGCTATTTACTACGAAAAAGATAACTTCAAAGCCGCATTGAATTTCAAAAACTTGCTTGATGTCGAATACTTTGTGGGGGTGCAGAACAGAAGAAATGTTCCCCCTGGTGCGCCTTTCACTGTACAAGGAACAGTTTCGTGGGAGTTTTAA
- a CDS encoding NB-ARC domain-containing protein, which yields MDGETALAWVDNLILTKTGEGLNSLQKQILQQVWQGRKYPEIAAYCGYTEGHVKDVGSHLWRVLSQTLGEKINKINCRAVLERCLHTSKDRGNLSILAPLVKGDWGDLHAKPNFVGRTEAIAHLDRLVSLDSKAIVIQGEGGLGKTTLAQQYLQSQNFEVVLELLVAKETQNLTSAERVVEEWLKQDLQEEPGLEFGVTLDRLKRHLQMRRIGVLIDNLEPALDRQGRLIASHRSYVELFRILTDPKVQSVTLITSRDRLCEPSLNVEHYRLPGLDLPAWQQYFSYRQIAIDLPTIQQMHQAYGGNAKVMGILCGTIQADFAGDAIAYWQENHTDPLAVTDLKNLIASQFHRLQTLDLPAYRLLCRLGCYRYQDVAKIPTQGILNLLWDVPPQQQRQIMTALRDRCLVEFQQGEYWLHPAIRAEAIARLRASDEWIVVNCKAAEFWTDSVATIDTIKDALQALEAYYHYVEINDFELAARVILKSRNNQWGQFLPLGGTLYRMGLIQPILGAVTQILQNIQSTPCLGELYNILGDLYWTAGKIHAAIECQEKTISLATQSLGILEFSQGDRYKLYYLKMLEVDSLLSMGLYNIDLWELETAAELFQQVIDLAQNTTHHRWAEKASVCLALVNSYLGGHQTAYNLVEPIYDSIMSELNNQSGSFAYFVQILGQTYVNLGNREKAQEMFSLSLADAEKSHYLQIKAKTLSGLAESDRQQSLFKLAINKHIEAIEILEQIGAKCDLAEAYFQLGLTYISMKEFEHGKQNLERSLQLFTQMNAPRQVKKVLRAKIDA from the coding sequence ATGGACGGTGAAACAGCATTGGCATGGGTGGATAATCTCATATTGACCAAAACTGGCGAAGGGTTAAATTCTCTACAAAAACAGATTCTTCAGCAGGTTTGGCAGGGACGCAAATATCCTGAAATTGCAGCCTACTGCGGCTATACAGAAGGACACGTTAAAGATGTTGGTTCTCATCTGTGGCGCGTACTGTCTCAAACTTTGGGAGAGAAGATTAATAAGATTAACTGTCGTGCAGTTTTAGAACGATGTCTGCATACATCAAAAGATCGGGGAAATCTGTCAATTTTAGCCCCCCTTGTGAAGGGAGATTGGGGGGATCTGCACGCCAAGCCAAATTTCGTCGGCAGAACCGAAGCGATCGCGCATCTCGATCGCCTGGTAAGTTTGGATAGTAAGGCGATCGTCATTCAGGGTGAAGGCGGATTGGGAAAAACCACCCTAGCACAGCAATACTTGCAATCCCAAAATTTTGAAGTGGTGCTAGAACTGCTAGTAGCAAAGGAAACGCAGAACCTGACTTCTGCTGAACGAGTCGTAGAAGAGTGGTTGAAACAAGACTTACAAGAGGAACCAGGCTTAGAATTTGGCGTAACTTTAGATAGACTCAAACGCCATTTACAAATGCGACGGATAGGGGTGTTAATCGATAACTTAGAACCTGCATTAGATCGCCAAGGACGTTTAATTGCGTCTCATCGTAGCTATGTAGAGCTGTTTCGGATTTTAACCGATCCGAAAGTACAATCCGTGACTTTAATTACAAGTCGCGATCGCCTGTGCGAACCGAGTTTAAATGTAGAACACTACCGTTTACCTGGTTTAGATCTTCCAGCATGGCAGCAATATTTTAGTTATCGTCAAATTGCAATTGACTTACCAACAATCCAACAGATGCATCAAGCCTATGGTGGTAACGCTAAAGTCATGGGAATTCTTTGCGGTACAATTCAAGCAGATTTTGCAGGTGATGCGATCGCGTATTGGCAAGAAAACCATACCGATCCCTTGGCTGTCACCGATTTGAAGAATTTAATTGCCAGTCAATTTCACCGTTTGCAAACACTCGATCTGCCAGCCTACCGCTTATTGTGTCGCCTGGGGTGTTATCGCTATCAAGATGTGGCAAAGATTCCTACCCAAGGAATTTTAAATTTATTGTGGGACGTACCACCTCAACAGCAACGACAAATTATGACAGCTTTACGCGATCGCTGTTTAGTTGAATTTCAACAGGGGGAATACTGGCTGCATCCAGCAATTCGTGCTGAGGCGATCGCGAGGTTGCGTGCTAGCGATGAATGGATAGTTGTGAATTGTAAAGCCGCAGAATTTTGGACGGATAGCGTAGCAACAATTGATACCATAAAAGATGCTTTACAAGCTCTGGAAGCATACTATCACTATGTCGAAATCAACGATTTTGAATTAGCTGCTAGAGTTATTCTTAAAAGTAGAAATAATCAGTGGGGACAGTTTTTACCTCTGGGTGGAACGTTGTATAGAATGGGTTTAATTCAACCCATTTTGGGGGCGGTAACTCAAATCCTCCAAAATATACAATCTACTCCTTGTTTGGGAGAATTATATAATATTTTAGGAGATTTGTATTGGACTGCTGGTAAAATTCACGCAGCGATAGAATGTCAAGAGAAAACTATCAGTTTAGCAACTCAATCATTGGGAATTTTAGAGTTTAGTCAAGGCGATCGCTACAAATTGTATTACTTAAAAATGCTAGAAGTAGATTCCTTACTCAGTATGGGATTGTACAATATAGATTTGTGGGAATTAGAGACAGCAGCCGAATTATTTCAGCAAGTCATAGATCTAGCTCAAAATACAACTCATCATCGCTGGGCAGAAAAAGCTAGCGTATGTTTAGCTTTAGTCAATTCTTATTTAGGCGGGCATCAAACAGCATATAACCTAGTCGAACCGATTTATGACTCGATTATGTCTGAACTAAATAATCAAAGTGGCAGCTTTGCTTATTTTGTGCAAATCCTCGGTCAAACTTATGTCAATTTAGGTAATAGAGAAAAAGCGCAAGAGATGTTTTCTCTTTCCCTAGCTGATGCCGAAAAAAGCCATTATCTGCAAATCAAAGCAAAAACACTAAGTGGATTAGCTGAGAGCGATCGCCAGCAATCTTTATTTAAATTGGCTATAAATAAACATATAGAAGCAATCGAAATTTTAGAGCAAATTGGTGCAAAATGCGATCTAGCCGAGGCTTATTTTCAGTTAGGTTTAACTTATATAAGTATGAAAGAGTTTGAGCATGGGAAGCAAAATTTAGAGCGATCGCTACAGCTATTTACTCAGATGAATGCACCACGGCAAGTAAAAAAAGTATTGCGAGCGAAAATCGACGCATAG